The Argentina anserina chromosome 5, drPotAnse1.1, whole genome shotgun sequence genome includes the window ATGAATTACAGACCCTAGACATACAGTTTCATATTTTCAAATCAGTATCTTAAATATTTTTGTGCTCGCAGAAGCAAAAAACTGGTGGAAGAACCAAAGTACTTCTAGAGACAGTCCCGGTTCATAAATTAGCAGATATATTTGTTGCTAGCTTTGAGATAAGTTTTGAGGAGCAACTGTCTATGTTAGATTCAGTTGATCTAAAAGTAAGACTTTCAAAAGCTACCGAGTTAGTTGACAGGCACTTGCAGGTAATTGTGGGTTCATTTGTCCTTGATTGTAGCACATTATCACGAGACTTCTATTAATTTCTAATGATTCATGTTGGGGATATTGTGACAGTCTATACATGTAGCAGAGAAGATTACACAGAAAGTTGAGGGTCAATtatcaaaatcacaaaaagAATTCCTTTTGCGTCAACAGGTTTGCTCTCATAAGTTCTCAATTTTAAAGCTCACATCTGCTTGTTCCTGAAAAAGTAAGGAATGGGCCTTCCTAATAGACTGTTGTTTATATCCATTACGTACTACACACGCTAATCATTATTCTACTTTTCCTTCTATACTGAACACATTCAAGATGAGAGCTATAAAGGAGGAGCTCGGTgacaatgatgatgatgaagatgatgtaGCTGCCCTGGAAAGAAAGATGCAAAGTGCAGGAATGCCTTCAAATATCTGGAAGCATGCACAAAGGGAGTTAAGGTATGATTTTCTTAAAGATAAGGTTTAATGGTTACTGCCATTTGGTCTGGCACCTAAAGTGGTTCTGGTCACCAGATAATTTAACATCGATTGTCATGCTATGGTTATTAGTACTAATAGAAATTTGTTGTGGCCTGACTCTTATTTAGCTTGAGCTTTATCTAATATATGTTTATGGTCCCCAAGCAAAGGTCTTTGGAGAATAATAAGTTTTCTACGTAACTTGTGTTTACATGTTGCCAATGTTGGTGTGAGAATATTTTTGTTGGGACCCAAGAGATAGTCACGTTCCCTTCTATCGATTTCACTCAAGCTTGTTACTGACGATTGATACAGTGTGCTGCCAGTACATGTACCGGCTTACATCATTCATTTTCTAGTCCTGGTAGTGATTGATTGTAATAACCAGAATGCTTTATACCAAACTATGATAAATTTGAATGTCAAAATGATACTTAACTGATACAACTAGCATACCTCTGTGTTTTATTTTACCTATGATTTGGCTTTCACCGAAAGGGATATTTGGTAGGTTGCAAAAGCTACGTTAACAGTACCCTCATCAAGTTGTTCCTTGTCTCTTGTGATGAGAGAACTTTAGTAAAAAATTTCCAAAATGAGCAAATTGTGAGTCATGATTGTCAAATTTCTGAATATGTGAAGGTTCAATGCTTTTATCCCACTTGCCTTCATTGTTTTGTCAAGTAGACAATTTGCTTGAATTTCTAAAGTTCAGTTGCAACTTCAATGTCATTTATTTACtttattctcttcatgtttTCAGGAGGCTTAAAAAGATGCAACCCCAGCAACCTGGATATAATAGTTCACGTGTTTACCTGGAGCTACTTGCTGATCTTCCTTGGGAGAAGTCTACTGAAGAATTTGAATTAGATTTAAGGGCTGCAAAAGAACGTCTTGACAATGATCACTATGGTTTAGAAAAGGTCAAGCAGCGCATCATTGAATATTTGGCCGTCCGTAAGGTGCccatttgtgtatctctaATGTTCTTATGTCTTGTATCTTATAGAGTTTGATGCTTATATGCTGGTTATTTTTCTTTGCAGCTTAAACCAGATGCCAGAGGCCCTGTGCTGTGCTTCGTTGGCCCACCAGGTGTTGGGAAAACATCTTTGGCATCATCTATTGCTTCTGCCCTGGGCAGAAAGTTTATACGCATATCCCTTGGTGGTGTCAAGGATGAGGCTGATATTCGAGGACATAGGAGGACATACATTGGAAGCATGCCGGGGAGACTCATTGATGGGTTGAAGGTATCCTATTCTTTTCACCATCATTCATGTACCTGATGAAAGTTATTGGATGCTTGTAGCAGCTAATGATTATCTAAATTACTTTCCATACAAGACAGATAATTATAGAAttaatcagtaattaatatttcttaattattttgtATTCAGAGAGTAGCTGTCTGCAATCCTGTCATGCTGCTTGATGAAATTGACAAGACCGGTTCTGATGTGCGTGGTGATCCAGCTTCAGCTTTATTGGAGGTTCTTGATCCTgagcaaaacaaaactttCAATGATCAGTATCCTAATCGCTAGCAATATTCTTACTATAGGCTAAGTttgaagaaatatgaaatgtgtTTTTGATTTATGAATCCCAAGTTTGACCTTTGAGGCTTTAAGCTAAAGTTAAGTCTTGGACAAAATGATCTtctaaataaagaaagaaaatttacaaatatatCAATATCACCTGTGACATGATGACTCGAATTCTGAATTTGAATCAGGATAGATTTATGATAAATTTTCAACAGAGACTTCCAATAAATCCTATGCCATTCTCTTCTGCTTGCGTGGGTTGGAGAGTCAGGTTCTTCATGTAGAGCTGTTACATTTGTAAGTTTAAAAATTCATGAGCAAGGTGTGAAATAAGGTCTGTTATTCATATGCATGTAATACACCTTTAGCTTTATAACTGATAAATATCATTCTGCTAGAACCAATAGGGGTCTGTATCTTTTAAATGTGAATTGGTTCAAGTGGTTCCTTGATTCAAGGCCTTAGCTATTTGAATGTTCCGTTTGACCTTTCAAAGGTGATTTTTGTGGCAACTGCAAATAGGATGCAGCCCATTCCACCTCCACTCTTGGACAGGATGGAAGTTATTGAGTTGCCTGGGTATACACCCGAAGAAAAGCTGAAGATAGCCATGCACCATTTAATTCCACGAGTTCTTGATCAGCATGGGTTAAACACCGAGTATCTTCAAATCCCCGAGGTAACCATGCATTCAATAATCATGTTATTCTCAAGTAGATTTTTAGACACATTCAAGCTGCCATGGcttaaaaaaattgttttcaGTCACACCTGGAGTCTGTCTATATTATGACAAATGCCTCTGTTGTGGCAGGAAATGGTGAAACTTGTAATTCAGGGGTACACCAGAGAGGCTGGTGTTCGGAATCTAGAGAGGAATTTGGCTGCTTTAGCTCGTGCAGCAGCTGTAAGAGTTGCAGAGCATGAGCAAACTGTCTCAGTGAGCAAAGATGTGCACTCTCTTGCTTCCCCGATAGTGGAAAGCAGACTTGCTGATGGTGGAGAAGTGGAAATGGAGGTTATTCCAATGGGTGCAACTAATCACGAGATATCAAGCACTTTCAAGATTTCTTCGCCACTGATTGTGGATGAAGTTATGCTGGAAAAAGTGTTAGGGGTAATTATCCTTGTCATCTTATAAAGTAGGACAGGTTAATTTACAGTTGAAATAAACATCTGTTGTGTGTAAAATGAGAAAGTAGAGTAGCTGGGAATCGTCTTTGGGTGTGATACAATCAAAGAAATGTGCCATTTAACAACCCTGAATGACCCAACTCCATGGTGCAGTGTTTATTTTGCTTCCTCTTGTTTGTTAGGTTTCTTCTTAGTTAAGAATGCACTTCAGGTATTCATGATTGGTAGCTCTAAAAGTGATTCTTAACTCACTATGGAAAAGAAGGATTTGGGATTTGGGTTGCCTTTTGTACCACTTTATCGGTCTAAACTTTGAAGCACCTCTTGAGATGTGGTCAAGAAATTAGGAATAATTTTTGTACCCTATGCGTTTAGGCTCTCATTTATACTCTTGCAGATGACTTGCTTCAAGCTTATGAGATTCTGAGGTCTTCAGTTGTTTTAAAATGCAGCCTCCTAGGTTTGATGACAAGGAAGCTGCAGAACGTGTTGCAACTCCTGGTGTATCTGTTGGGCTTGTTTGGACTTCTGTTGGTGGAGAGGTTCAGTTTGTAGAGGCTACAGCAATGGCAGGAAAGGGTGAATTACATCTCACTGGTCAGCTTGGAGATGTTATAAAAGAATCAGCACAGATAGCACTGACTTGggtaaattatatattttaagatttcttgatttatttgaTGTACTAGCTCCGCCCTATTTTTTCATGAGTCAACCATTTCTGGTGGTGCTGTGAAGATAGTATTTTTGTGTTTGGTCTTATTCATTTTCCATGCATGCTGGGGTTTTCATctaatttctaaaaaaattaagCAACACTGGGTTTACTCCAAGCAATAGGATATCGATCATGAATCATTCTCATGTGTGTGTGGCCTGTGTATAGATAGTAGTAATTTCCAGGAATAACACCTACACTGGATTAAACTTTTGGCTGCTAGTAACAGCTTAAGAAAAGCTATTAATCTGTACAGTCACAAGCTATTAGTcaaccttttctttttctttttttaggaCACTTTTTGGCTCACTTCATGCCTTCACGGTCACTTAATCTTGGGTGGTCACTTCATGAGCACTTATTTTTAGGCTCTCATGTGCACGTATATTCATGTATCTGTATAAATTACTTATTGCAATCTTTCTCGTCAACCGATTTGGCTAGCTG containing:
- the LOC126794393 gene encoding lon protease homolog 2, peroxisomal is translated as MAESVELPGRLGILPFKNKVLLPGAIIRIRCTSPSSVKLVEQELWQREEKGLIGILPVRDAAEAAAVGPMLSQGMGSDSGERSSKVQAGTSEGQRVDGKNQQDIHWHTRGVAARALHLSRGVEKPSGRVTYVVVLEGLCRFSVQELSTRGTYYTARISPLEMSKSEMELVEQDPEFITLSRQFKATATELISVLEQKQKTGGRTKVLLETVPVHKLADIFVASFEISFEEQLSMLDSVDLKVRLSKATELVDRHLQSIHVAEKITQKVEGQLSKSQKEFLLRQQMRAIKEELGDNDDDEDDVAALERKMQSAGMPSNIWKHAQRELRRLKKMQPQQPGYNSSRVYLELLADLPWEKSTEEFELDLRAAKERLDNDHYGLEKVKQRIIEYLAVRKLKPDARGPVLCFVGPPGVGKTSLASSIASALGRKFIRISLGGVKDEADIRGHRRTYIGSMPGRLIDGLKRVAVCNPVMLLDEIDKTGSDVRGDPASALLEVLDPEQNKTFNDHYLNVPFDLSKVIFVATANRMQPIPPPLLDRMEVIELPGYTPEEKLKIAMHHLIPRVLDQHGLNTEYLQIPEEMVKLVIQGYTREAGVRNLERNLAALARAAAVRVAEHEQTVSVSKDVHSLASPIVESRLADGGEVEMEVIPMGATNHEISSTFKISSPLIVDEVMLEKVLGPPRFDDKEAAERVATPGVSVGLVWTSVGGEVQFVEATAMAGKGELHLTGQLGDVIKESAQIALTWVRARATDLKLAVSEETNLLQGRDVHIHFPAGAVPKDGPSAGVTLVTALVSLFSQKRVRADTAMTGEMTLRGLVLPVGGIKDKVLAAHRCGIKRIILPERNLKDLTEVPSAVLASLEIIVATRVEDVLEEAFEGGCPWRQHSKL